Genomic window (Streptomyces sp. NBC_01431):
AGATCGGAACCAGTCTGATCCACTATGCGGACACCGGAGGTGAGGGCCCGGTCGTGGTCTTCAGCCACGGAAACCTGATGGACGCCGACATGTGGCAACCGCAACTCACACGGCTCGCCCCCGCGTTCCGGTGTGTGGCCTGGGACACCCGGCTGCACGGCCGGACCGAGGACGAGGGTGTCGCGCACACCTATTGGGATTCGGCGGCCGACCTGCTCGCCCTGCTCGATGAGCTCGACGTCGACCGGGCCCACCTGGTCGGCCACTCCCAGGGCGGCTTCACTTCGCTGCGTGCCGCACTGCTCGCCCCCACCCGTGTCGCCTCACTGACCCTGATCGACACGGCCGCCGGGAGCTGGCCGCCACAGGCACTCGCCGACATGGCGGCCGTACGGGATGGACTGCGTGGCAGCGGCCCGGATGCCGTCGGTCCCGCGCTCCTCGAACTCCTCCTCGGAGCAGGTGAGTTGTACCCGGCCTGGCTCGCGAAGTGGCGAAGCCAGCCCGTCGAGCGCTTGGC
Coding sequences:
- a CDS encoding alpha/beta fold hydrolase; the encoded protein is MPLAKIGTSLIHYADTGGEGPVVVFSHGNLMDADMWQPQLTRLAPAFRCVAWDTRLHGRTEDEGVAHTYWDSAADLLALLDELDVDRAHLVGHSQGGFTSLRAALLAPTRVASLTLIDTAAGSWPPQALADMAAVRDGLRGSGPDAVGPALLELLLGAGELYPAWLAKWRSQPVERLARAVGVLMAVDDITSRLTEVRAPALVVHGTEDRPISISEGRSLAAALPAATFVPIPGAGHTPSLTHPDRVHEPMARFLSSVCQ